A region from the Mustela erminea isolate mMusErm1 chromosome 10, mMusErm1.Pri, whole genome shotgun sequence genome encodes:
- the CSF3R gene encoding granulocyte colony-stimulating factor receptor isoform X1, protein MAGLGTWSLTVAALIVPLLPRSLEECGRISLPTPTVHLGDPITASCVISPNCSHLDPESQILWKLGTELQPGKRQRRLADGRQESTITVPRLSSPRVLLSCCVRWGTSLQILDQAEVQAGYPPAAPHDLSCLMNLTTNSLICQWEPGPDTHLSTHFTLKSFKSRGNCQTQEDSILNCLPNDGQNHCSIPRRDLLLYQNMGIWVEAKNALGTSKSPQLCLVPMDVVKLEPPTLWALAPSPEVAPPQPGCLLLRWEPWKPSLYIEQKCELRHQPQLGEDSWVLVGPLLSQTLQYELCGLLPSTAYVLQMRCTRWPLPGQWSDWSPSLTLTTAQRVPIVRLDTWWRQRPLDPRTVAVQLFWKPMPLDKYSGQIQGYLVRAPNQTEAVPPLCNTTELSCTFHLPLEARAVVLVAYNTAGTSHPSPVVFLESTGPPLARLHIEARDPHSLWVGWEQPSPRPRGYVIEWGLGPPSPSGSNKSWKMEHNGSISGTLLQENIRPFQLYEITVTALYQDAVGPSQHIYAYSQEMAPSRAPELHLKHIGKTWAQLEWVPQAPELGKSPLTHYTIFWTNAQDQSFSTVLNASSHGLVLHGLEPASLYHVHLMATNKAGAANSTSLTLMTLALEESELHVLLGLFGFLLLFICLCGATRFCSRPSRKNPLWPSVPDPAHSSLGSWVPTIMVEETFQLPSLRDPGMTPITKITVLEEEEKKPGPRESNDSSGTCGLPTLVQAYVLQGDPRAPSNQPRPPSITSDQVLYGKVLGSPTGPGPGHYLRCDSTQPLLGSLSPSPKFYENLWFQTTPLDTPESLVPKQEDDCVFGPLLDFPLLQGLQVHGVDGLGGI, encoded by the exons ATGGCAGGGCTAGGAACCTGGAGCCTGACCGTGGCTGCCCTGATTGTCCCGCTGCTCCCCAGAA gcctggagGAATGTGGGCGcatcagcctccccacccccactgtccaCCTGGGGGATCCCATCACAGCCTCCTGCGTCATCAGCCCGAACTGCAGCCACCTGGACCCCGAGTCACAGATTCTGTGGAAACTGGGAACAGAGCTTCAACCTGGAAAGAGGCAGCGACGTCTGGCAGATGGAAGGCAGGAATCCACCATCACCGTGCCCCGCCTCAGCAGCCCCCGGGTCCTTCTCTCCTGCTGCGTGCGCTGGGGCACCAGCCTACAGATCCTGGACCAGGCTGAGGTGCAGGCAGGCT ACCCTCCCGCCGCTCCCCATGACCTGTCCTGCCTCATGAACCTCACAACCAACAGCCTCATCTGTCAGTGGGAGCCAGGACCGGACACCCACCTGTCCACCCACTTCACCCTCAAGAGCTTCAA GAGCCGGGGAAACTGTCAGACACAAGAGGACTCTATCCTCAACTGCTTGCCTAACGATGGGCAGAACCACTGCTCCATCCCACGAAGAGACCTCCTGTTGTACCAGAacatgggcatctgggtggaggCCAAGAACGCCTTAGGGACCAGCAAGTCCCCACAGCTGTGCCTCGTTCCAATGGATGTCG TTAAGTTGGAACCCCCAACACTGTgggccctggcccccagccctgaggtggccccaccccagccaggctgCCTGTTGTTACGCTGGGAGCCATGGAAGCCGAGCCTGTACATAGAACAGAAATGTGAGCTGCGCCACCAGCCACAGCTTGGAGAAGACAGCTGGGTCCTG GTGGGCCCCCTGCTCTCCCAGACCCTCCAGTATGAGCTCTGCGGGCTCCTCCCATCCACAGCCTACGTCCTGCAGATGCGTTGTACCCGCTGGCCCCTGCCTGGCCAATGGAGTGACTGGAGCCCTAGCCTGACGCTGACCACTGCGCAACGGG tcccCATCGTCAGACTGGACACATGGTGGCGGCAGAGGCCATTGGACCCCAGGACGGTGGCCGTGCAGCTGTTCTGGAAG CCAATGCCCTTGGACAAATACAGCGGGCAGATCCAAGGCTACCTGGTCAGAGCTCCGAACCAGACTGAGGCAGTCCCCCCACTCTGCAACACCACGGAGCTAAGCTGCACCTTCCACTTGCCCTTGGAAGCCCGGGCAGTGGTCCTTGTGGCCTATAACACAGCCGggacctcccaccccagcccagtgGTCTTCCTGGAGAGCACAG GCCCGCCCCTGGCCAGACTCCACATTGAGGCTCGAGATCCCCACAGCCTCTGGGTGGGCTGGGAGCAGCCCAGCCCTCGGCCTCGGGGTTATGTGATTGAGTGGGGCCTGGGTCCCCCCAGCCCCAGCGGCAGCAATAAGAGCTGGAAGATGGAGCATAACGGAAGCATTTCTGGGACGCTGCTGCAGG AGAACATCAGGCCCTTTCAGCTCTACGAGATCACTGTGACCGCTCTCTACCAGGACGCCGTGGGACCCTCCCAGCACATCTACGCCTACTCCCAAGAGATGG CCCCCTCCCGCGCCCCAGAGCTGCATCTAAAGCACATTGGCAAGACCTGGGCCCAGCTGGAGTGGGTGCCCCAGGCCCCCGAGCTGGGGAAGAGCCCCCTTACCCACTACACCATCTTCTGGACCAATGCTCAAGACCAGTCCTTCT CCACTGTCCTGAATGCCTCCTCCCATGGCTTGGTCCTCCACGGCTTGGAGCCTGCCAGCTTGTACCATGTCCACCTCATGGCTACCAACAAGGCCGGGGCCGCCAACAGTACAAGCCTTACCCTGATGACGTTGGCCCTAG AGGAGTCTGAGCTGCATGTCCTCCTGGGCCTGTTTGGCTTCCTCCTCTTGTTCATCTGCCTCTGTGGGGCCACCCGGTTCTGCAGCAGACCCAG CAGGAAGAATCCCCTCTGGCCAAGTGTCCCAGACCCGGCTCACAGcagcctgggctcctgggtgccgACCATCATGGTGGAG GAGACCTTCCAGCTGCCCAGCCTTCGGGACCCCGGCATGACACCCATCACCAAGATCACGGTgctagaagaagaagagaagaagccaGGGCCCAGAGAGTCCAATGACAGCTCAGGGACCTGTGGCCTCCCCACCCTGGTCCAGGCCTATGTGCTCCAAGGGGACCCAAGAGCACCTTCCAACCAGCCCCGGCCCCCGTCTATCACCAGTGACCAGGTCCTTTACGGGAAGGTGCTGGGCAGCCCCACAGGCCCAGGTCCAGGGCATTACCTCCGCTGTGACTCTACTCAGCCCCTCTTAGGGAGCCTTAGTCCCAGCCCCAAGTTTTATGAGAACCTCTGGTTCCAGACCACCCCCCTGGATACCCCAGAGTCCCTCGTCCCCAAACAGGAGGATGACTGTGTCTTTGGGCCACTGCTTGACTTCCCCCTCCTGCAAGGGCTCCAGG
- the CSF3R gene encoding granulocyte colony-stimulating factor receptor isoform X2: MAGLGTWSLTVAALIVPLLPRSLEECGRISLPTPTVHLGDPITASCVISPNCSHLDPESQILWKLGTELQPGKRQRRLADGRQESTITVPRLSSPRVLLSCCVRWGTSLQILDQAEVQAGYPPAAPHDLSCLMNLTTNSLICQWEPGPDTHLSTHFTLKSFKSRGNCQTQEDSILNCLPNDGQNHCSIPRRDLLLYQNMGIWVEAKNALGTSKSPQLCLVPMDVVKLEPPTLWALAPSPEVAPPQPGCLLLRWEPWKPSLYIEQKCELRHQPQLGEDSWVLVGPLLSQTLQYELCGLLPSTAYVLQMRCTRWPLPGQWSDWSPSLTLTTAQRVPIVRLDTWWRQRPLDPRTVAVQLFWKPMPLDKYSGQIQGYLVRAPNQTEAVPPLCNTTELSCTFHLPLEARAVVLVAYNTAGTSHPSPVVFLESTGPPLARLHIEARDPHSLWVGWEQPSPRPRGYVIEWGLGPPSPSGSNKSWKMEHNGSISGTLLQENIRPFQLYEITVTALYQDAVGPSQHIYAYSQEMAPSRAPELHLKHIGKTWAQLEWVPQAPELGKSPLTHYTIFWTNAQDQSFSTVLNASSHGLVLHGLEPASLYHVHLMATNKAGAANSTSLTLMTLALEESELHVLLGLFGFLLLFICLCGATRFCSRPRKNPLWPSVPDPAHSSLGSWVPTIMVEETFQLPSLRDPGMTPITKITVLEEEEKKPGPRESNDSSGTCGLPTLVQAYVLQGDPRAPSNQPRPPSITSDQVLYGKVLGSPTGPGPGHYLRCDSTQPLLGSLSPSPKFYENLWFQTTPLDTPESLVPKQEDDCVFGPLLDFPLLQGLQVHGVDGLGGI; encoded by the exons ATGGCAGGGCTAGGAACCTGGAGCCTGACCGTGGCTGCCCTGATTGTCCCGCTGCTCCCCAGAA gcctggagGAATGTGGGCGcatcagcctccccacccccactgtccaCCTGGGGGATCCCATCACAGCCTCCTGCGTCATCAGCCCGAACTGCAGCCACCTGGACCCCGAGTCACAGATTCTGTGGAAACTGGGAACAGAGCTTCAACCTGGAAAGAGGCAGCGACGTCTGGCAGATGGAAGGCAGGAATCCACCATCACCGTGCCCCGCCTCAGCAGCCCCCGGGTCCTTCTCTCCTGCTGCGTGCGCTGGGGCACCAGCCTACAGATCCTGGACCAGGCTGAGGTGCAGGCAGGCT ACCCTCCCGCCGCTCCCCATGACCTGTCCTGCCTCATGAACCTCACAACCAACAGCCTCATCTGTCAGTGGGAGCCAGGACCGGACACCCACCTGTCCACCCACTTCACCCTCAAGAGCTTCAA GAGCCGGGGAAACTGTCAGACACAAGAGGACTCTATCCTCAACTGCTTGCCTAACGATGGGCAGAACCACTGCTCCATCCCACGAAGAGACCTCCTGTTGTACCAGAacatgggcatctgggtggaggCCAAGAACGCCTTAGGGACCAGCAAGTCCCCACAGCTGTGCCTCGTTCCAATGGATGTCG TTAAGTTGGAACCCCCAACACTGTgggccctggcccccagccctgaggtggccccaccccagccaggctgCCTGTTGTTACGCTGGGAGCCATGGAAGCCGAGCCTGTACATAGAACAGAAATGTGAGCTGCGCCACCAGCCACAGCTTGGAGAAGACAGCTGGGTCCTG GTGGGCCCCCTGCTCTCCCAGACCCTCCAGTATGAGCTCTGCGGGCTCCTCCCATCCACAGCCTACGTCCTGCAGATGCGTTGTACCCGCTGGCCCCTGCCTGGCCAATGGAGTGACTGGAGCCCTAGCCTGACGCTGACCACTGCGCAACGGG tcccCATCGTCAGACTGGACACATGGTGGCGGCAGAGGCCATTGGACCCCAGGACGGTGGCCGTGCAGCTGTTCTGGAAG CCAATGCCCTTGGACAAATACAGCGGGCAGATCCAAGGCTACCTGGTCAGAGCTCCGAACCAGACTGAGGCAGTCCCCCCACTCTGCAACACCACGGAGCTAAGCTGCACCTTCCACTTGCCCTTGGAAGCCCGGGCAGTGGTCCTTGTGGCCTATAACACAGCCGggacctcccaccccagcccagtgGTCTTCCTGGAGAGCACAG GCCCGCCCCTGGCCAGACTCCACATTGAGGCTCGAGATCCCCACAGCCTCTGGGTGGGCTGGGAGCAGCCCAGCCCTCGGCCTCGGGGTTATGTGATTGAGTGGGGCCTGGGTCCCCCCAGCCCCAGCGGCAGCAATAAGAGCTGGAAGATGGAGCATAACGGAAGCATTTCTGGGACGCTGCTGCAGG AGAACATCAGGCCCTTTCAGCTCTACGAGATCACTGTGACCGCTCTCTACCAGGACGCCGTGGGACCCTCCCAGCACATCTACGCCTACTCCCAAGAGATGG CCCCCTCCCGCGCCCCAGAGCTGCATCTAAAGCACATTGGCAAGACCTGGGCCCAGCTGGAGTGGGTGCCCCAGGCCCCCGAGCTGGGGAAGAGCCCCCTTACCCACTACACCATCTTCTGGACCAATGCTCAAGACCAGTCCTTCT CCACTGTCCTGAATGCCTCCTCCCATGGCTTGGTCCTCCACGGCTTGGAGCCTGCCAGCTTGTACCATGTCCACCTCATGGCTACCAACAAGGCCGGGGCCGCCAACAGTACAAGCCTTACCCTGATGACGTTGGCCCTAG AGGAGTCTGAGCTGCATGTCCTCCTGGGCCTGTTTGGCTTCCTCCTCTTGTTCATCTGCCTCTGTGGGGCCACCCGGTTCTGCAGCAGACCCAG GAAGAATCCCCTCTGGCCAAGTGTCCCAGACCCGGCTCACAGcagcctgggctcctgggtgccgACCATCATGGTGGAG GAGACCTTCCAGCTGCCCAGCCTTCGGGACCCCGGCATGACACCCATCACCAAGATCACGGTgctagaagaagaagagaagaagccaGGGCCCAGAGAGTCCAATGACAGCTCAGGGACCTGTGGCCTCCCCACCCTGGTCCAGGCCTATGTGCTCCAAGGGGACCCAAGAGCACCTTCCAACCAGCCCCGGCCCCCGTCTATCACCAGTGACCAGGTCCTTTACGGGAAGGTGCTGGGCAGCCCCACAGGCCCAGGTCCAGGGCATTACCTCCGCTGTGACTCTACTCAGCCCCTCTTAGGGAGCCTTAGTCCCAGCCCCAAGTTTTATGAGAACCTCTGGTTCCAGACCACCCCCCTGGATACCCCAGAGTCCCTCGTCCCCAAACAGGAGGATGACTGTGTCTTTGGGCCACTGCTTGACTTCCCCCTCCTGCAAGGGCTCCAGG
- the CSF3R gene encoding granulocyte colony-stimulating factor receptor isoform X3, whose translation MNLTTNSLICQWEPGPDTHLSTHFTLKSFKSRGNCQTQEDSILNCLPNDGQNHCSIPRRDLLLYQNMGIWVEAKNALGTSKSPQLCLVPMDVVKLEPPTLWALAPSPEVAPPQPGCLLLRWEPWKPSLYIEQKCELRHQPQLGEDSWVLVGPLLSQTLQYELCGLLPSTAYVLQMRCTRWPLPGQWSDWSPSLTLTTAQRVPIVRLDTWWRQRPLDPRTVAVQLFWKPMPLDKYSGQIQGYLVRAPNQTEAVPPLCNTTELSCTFHLPLEARAVVLVAYNTAGTSHPSPVVFLESTGPPLARLHIEARDPHSLWVGWEQPSPRPRGYVIEWGLGPPSPSGSNKSWKMEHNGSISGTLLQENIRPFQLYEITVTALYQDAVGPSQHIYAYSQEMAPSRAPELHLKHIGKTWAQLEWVPQAPELGKSPLTHYTIFWTNAQDQSFSTVLNASSHGLVLHGLEPASLYHVHLMATNKAGAANSTSLTLMTLALEESELHVLLGLFGFLLLFICLCGATRFCSRPSRKNPLWPSVPDPAHSSLGSWVPTIMVEETFQLPSLRDPGMTPITKITVLEEEEKKPGPRESNDSSGTCGLPTLVQAYVLQGDPRAPSNQPRPPSITSDQVLYGKVLGSPTGPGPGHYLRCDSTQPLLGSLSPSPKFYENLWFQTTPLDTPESLVPKQEDDCVFGPLLDFPLLQGLQVHGVDGLGGI comes from the exons ATGAACCTCACAACCAACAGCCTCATCTGTCAGTGGGAGCCAGGACCGGACACCCACCTGTCCACCCACTTCACCCTCAAGAGCTTCAA GAGCCGGGGAAACTGTCAGACACAAGAGGACTCTATCCTCAACTGCTTGCCTAACGATGGGCAGAACCACTGCTCCATCCCACGAAGAGACCTCCTGTTGTACCAGAacatgggcatctgggtggaggCCAAGAACGCCTTAGGGACCAGCAAGTCCCCACAGCTGTGCCTCGTTCCAATGGATGTCG TTAAGTTGGAACCCCCAACACTGTgggccctggcccccagccctgaggtggccccaccccagccaggctgCCTGTTGTTACGCTGGGAGCCATGGAAGCCGAGCCTGTACATAGAACAGAAATGTGAGCTGCGCCACCAGCCACAGCTTGGAGAAGACAGCTGGGTCCTG GTGGGCCCCCTGCTCTCCCAGACCCTCCAGTATGAGCTCTGCGGGCTCCTCCCATCCACAGCCTACGTCCTGCAGATGCGTTGTACCCGCTGGCCCCTGCCTGGCCAATGGAGTGACTGGAGCCCTAGCCTGACGCTGACCACTGCGCAACGGG tcccCATCGTCAGACTGGACACATGGTGGCGGCAGAGGCCATTGGACCCCAGGACGGTGGCCGTGCAGCTGTTCTGGAAG CCAATGCCCTTGGACAAATACAGCGGGCAGATCCAAGGCTACCTGGTCAGAGCTCCGAACCAGACTGAGGCAGTCCCCCCACTCTGCAACACCACGGAGCTAAGCTGCACCTTCCACTTGCCCTTGGAAGCCCGGGCAGTGGTCCTTGTGGCCTATAACACAGCCGggacctcccaccccagcccagtgGTCTTCCTGGAGAGCACAG GCCCGCCCCTGGCCAGACTCCACATTGAGGCTCGAGATCCCCACAGCCTCTGGGTGGGCTGGGAGCAGCCCAGCCCTCGGCCTCGGGGTTATGTGATTGAGTGGGGCCTGGGTCCCCCCAGCCCCAGCGGCAGCAATAAGAGCTGGAAGATGGAGCATAACGGAAGCATTTCTGGGACGCTGCTGCAGG AGAACATCAGGCCCTTTCAGCTCTACGAGATCACTGTGACCGCTCTCTACCAGGACGCCGTGGGACCCTCCCAGCACATCTACGCCTACTCCCAAGAGATGG CCCCCTCCCGCGCCCCAGAGCTGCATCTAAAGCACATTGGCAAGACCTGGGCCCAGCTGGAGTGGGTGCCCCAGGCCCCCGAGCTGGGGAAGAGCCCCCTTACCCACTACACCATCTTCTGGACCAATGCTCAAGACCAGTCCTTCT CCACTGTCCTGAATGCCTCCTCCCATGGCTTGGTCCTCCACGGCTTGGAGCCTGCCAGCTTGTACCATGTCCACCTCATGGCTACCAACAAGGCCGGGGCCGCCAACAGTACAAGCCTTACCCTGATGACGTTGGCCCTAG AGGAGTCTGAGCTGCATGTCCTCCTGGGCCTGTTTGGCTTCCTCCTCTTGTTCATCTGCCTCTGTGGGGCCACCCGGTTCTGCAGCAGACCCAG CAGGAAGAATCCCCTCTGGCCAAGTGTCCCAGACCCGGCTCACAGcagcctgggctcctgggtgccgACCATCATGGTGGAG GAGACCTTCCAGCTGCCCAGCCTTCGGGACCCCGGCATGACACCCATCACCAAGATCACGGTgctagaagaagaagagaagaagccaGGGCCCAGAGAGTCCAATGACAGCTCAGGGACCTGTGGCCTCCCCACCCTGGTCCAGGCCTATGTGCTCCAAGGGGACCCAAGAGCACCTTCCAACCAGCCCCGGCCCCCGTCTATCACCAGTGACCAGGTCCTTTACGGGAAGGTGCTGGGCAGCCCCACAGGCCCAGGTCCAGGGCATTACCTCCGCTGTGACTCTACTCAGCCCCTCTTAGGGAGCCTTAGTCCCAGCCCCAAGTTTTATGAGAACCTCTGGTTCCAGACCACCCCCCTGGATACCCCAGAGTCCCTCGTCCCCAAACAGGAGGATGACTGTGTCTTTGGGCCACTGCTTGACTTCCCCCTCCTGCAAGGGCTCCAGG